The Lolium rigidum isolate FL_2022 chromosome 1, APGP_CSIRO_Lrig_0.1, whole genome shotgun sequence region ACGGCGGCGGCTTCGTGATTTTCTCCGCGGACACAGTCTTCTACCACGCCTCCTgcgaggccatggcggcggccaTCCCTGCCATCGTCGCCTCCGTGAACTACCGCCTGGCGCCCGAGCACCGGCTGCCCGCTGCTTACGACGACGGCGTGGCCGCCATGCTGTGGCTCCGCGACGCGGCGCACGAGGACCCCTGGATCGCCGCATACGGCGACCTCGCCCGCTGCTTCGTCATGGGCAGCAGCTCCGGCGGGAACCTGGCGTTCAACGCAGCAGTCCGGACCAAGGGCGTCGACCTGAGCCCCGCCGCCGTGCGGGGCGTCCTGCTGCACCAGCCCTACCTCGGCGGCGTGGAGCGCACGCCGTCGGAGGCCGCGTCGGAGGACGACTTCATGCTGCCGCTGGAGGCCAACGACAAGCTCATGGGCCTCGCGCTGCCCGTGGGCGCGGACCGTGACCACGAGTTCAGCAACCCGGCCAAGGCGATGGCGCCCGAAGCCCTGGTCGGCCTGCCACGATGCCTCGTGTCGGGGAGCGACGGCGACCCGCTGGTACACCGGCAGAGAGGGTTCGCCGCGTGGCTGCGGGACGGCGGCGTGGAGGTCGTCGCCAGGACGGACAGGGCCGGGTTCCACGCCGCTGAGCTCTTTGTTCCGGAGAAGGCCGAGGAGCTTTTCGCCGCGGTGCGAGAGTTCGTCCACGGCGGCGGCGAACCTTGATACTCGCTTGCGCGTCGGACACCGAACTAGTTGACTCGATCATGTCAGTCAGTATCGAGTTTGTGGATTGAACTGATGTATCTTGTAAGCAATAATTCGCCATTGTTCCTAGCGTGGTGCTGTGGGCTATCGAAGTTGTTCTTAAAAAAATGTTCTTATCTTTGATTGCCTtatctatatctcttataaagcaaaacccaCTAAAGGGTCATTTAaattgtctatctcaacatgcaagctatccatatCATCCATTCTATTAGCCATCCAATTATCCATGTCATCCTCCACTAACATTCCTTAATACTCTACatgcaagccacatcatctatTTTATAAGCCATCCAATTATCCATATTATCAACTTTTAGCCGCCAATTACATAACCATTTCAAGTTAGTTTTCTTAATTTAGCCTATTGACTACTTACGTCAATTGAATCATGCATGTTTCTACAAATAACATCCTATTTCAATCAACTTATATCCTTTTGttttttacaaaatagagttaTCGGATAAATTCTCGCTGCAACGAGCCAGGGTATCCTTCTAGTTCTTTTTGAGAATGTAATactttattgatcaacaaacatcATTAGCAGATATCATCCCGGATAAACCCCGGGACTACACCAGAAGAAAGTTTACGAACTAAGGGCTCGGCAAAACGAGCCAATTTATGTGCTAACACATTCAAACTCCGAGGAGGAAATTTAAACGAGCAAGACTCAAAGTCTGTCATCAGGGTTGTCATATCACCAATCACTGAGCACAAGATTGAGCGATCTCACTGTTGCGCTAATGAACACTGAACTACAGAGAGACAATCTGAGACCAACAACACTTTCTTCACACCATAGTCTCGAGATATTATAAGAGCACGGCTAACCGCCAGAGCTTCAGCCAACTCCGGAGAAAGGAAGCAATAATTCACCACTGTTCGTAGCGTGGTGCTGTGGGTTATCAAAATTGTTCTGAAAAAAATGTTCGTATCATTAATTGCCTTTTTTGAGAATATGGTACTTTATTGATCAAGAAACATCAGTACACAGATAAACCCCGGGACTACCCAGAAGAAAGTTTACAAAGGGCTCAGAAAAACGAGAAGTGCCACAGTTAATTATTACTCACTTCACAATTATATACAACCTGTAATTAAACACAAATAGACACAAACATTTCATACATACTAATATTCACTACACCATGAACTAAATGTTGGGGCACATTATGTGCGGGGAAAGGTCACATAACATGGCAATTTAACTGTCGGCAAAGGAGCTGGTGCGGTGGCGCGGGGCGGTGTTTGGGGAATTTGAGGATTTGGTTTAGGGATTTTTAGGGTAAGGGAGTAAGATAGACTCGGTACACAAGCCAAAGTCTGAAATATTTTCGTTCTAGGCGCGCGACATGTCTACACACATGCCAAAACTTTTCGCCACCTCGTCACTACATGTGCCGGCTGTTGTGAGGGACTTGTGCCGGCAGTTAAGCTGCGAGATCTTTTAAGCTGGCTCCCTATATTTTTATTATAGCTGGCAGTTAACAACCGGATCATCCGTATTTTTGCCGGCCGA contains the following coding sequences:
- the LOC124679645 gene encoding probable carboxylesterase 8; the encoded protein is MSTVALANAAPAPSVEEETKQSLVEQTMGDAAERPPPSKSENIFMQIAVHPDGSITRPVVPSVPASLDAAVSSRDVPLDASLGTYIRLYLPSSPVDPPSTKLPIILYFHGGGFVIFSADTVFYHASCEAMAAAIPAIVASVNYRLAPEHRLPAAYDDGVAAMLWLRDAAHEDPWIAAYGDLARCFVMGSSSGGNLAFNAAVRTKGVDLSPAAVRGVLLHQPYLGGVERTPSEAASEDDFMLPLEANDKLMGLALPVGADRDHEFSNPAKAMAPEALVGLPRCLVSGSDGDPLVHRQRGFAAWLRDGGVEVVARTDRAGFHAAELFVPEKAEELFAAVREFVHGGGEP